A genomic window from Candidatus Woesearchaeota archaeon includes:
- a CDS encoding winged helix-turn-helix transcriptional regulator has product MDSHDVSLCFETLANELRVQILKLLEEKPMNVTEMTEKLGVERTRVSHSLEMLRNCKLVTMSKQGKEHIYAINTASPFFSKEQKGGLFSLMHEHKGKSCGNCYKACS; this is encoded by the coding sequence ATGGACTCCCACGATGTATCTCTTTGTTTTGAAACACTGGCAAATGAACTCCGTGTCCAGATTTTGAAGCTTTTAGAAGAGAAACCTATGAATGTCACCGAGATGACAGAGAAGCTTGGTGTTGAACGAACACGGGTCTCGCACTCTCTTGAAATGCTCAGAAACTGCAAACTCGTCACTATGAGCAAACAAGGAAAAGAACACATTTACGCGATCAACACTGCCTCTCCTTTCTTCAGCAAAGAACAGAAAGGTGGTTTATTTTCATTAATGCACGAACATAAAGGAAAGAGCTGCGGCAACTGCTACAAAGCCTGCTCCTAA
- the sufB gene encoding Fe-S cluster assembly protein SufB: MAPTEVQKTEHDQKGLFAESTLTREILDSANEERNVIQSTPGVTEDVVRLISSDKKEPQWMLDLRLKALKVFHSMPIPKWGPNLDKLKLNEITYFAKPDAKESKNWEDVPADIRRTFERLGIPEAERTLLAGAGSQYDSEMVYHNLKEEWSKLGVIFENMDVALQQYPDLVKEYFMTKCVPITDHKFAALHGAVWSGGTFIYVPKGVKIQLPLQAYFRMNTKGAGQFEHTLIIVDEGAEVLYIEGCSAPQYTANSLHAGCVEVYVKKGARARYSSVENWSKNTYNLNTKRAIVEEDGFMEWIGGNMGSCVTMLYPCSILKGRRARADHISIAFAGKGQDQDTGAKVIHLAPETSCTIKAKSISKDGGITTYRGFLKITKGATDAKAHVLCDALILDKDSVSNTTPHMEINEQNVDIAHEATTGRISEEKLFYLMSRGLSEEEAVKLVVSGFIEPIVKQLPLEYAVELNRLIELEIEGVG, translated from the coding sequence ATGGCTCCTACAGAAGTACAGAAAACAGAACACGATCAAAAAGGACTTTTTGCAGAGTCAACACTCACTCGAGAGATTCTTGACAGCGCGAACGAAGAACGAAATGTCATTCAATCAACTCCTGGCGTGACAGAAGATGTTGTTCGCTTAATTTCTTCTGACAAAAAAGAGCCCCAATGGATGCTTGATCTTCGCTTGAAAGCACTCAAAGTATTTCACAGTATGCCTATCCCCAAATGGGGACCAAACCTCGACAAACTCAAACTCAATGAAATTACTTATTTCGCAAAACCTGACGCAAAAGAAAGCAAAAACTGGGAAGATGTTCCCGCAGACATTCGCAGAACATTTGAACGGCTCGGTATTCCTGAAGCAGAACGAACACTTCTCGCTGGCGCAGGAAGTCAGTATGACTCCGAAATGGTCTATCACAATCTTAAAGAGGAGTGGTCAAAACTCGGCGTTATTTTTGAGAACATGGACGTTGCACTCCAACAGTATCCGGACTTGGTCAAAGAATACTTTATGACTAAATGCGTTCCTATCACTGACCACAAATTCGCCGCGCTTCACGGCGCTGTCTGGAGCGGCGGCACTTTCATTTATGTTCCGAAAGGAGTCAAAATTCAACTTCCGCTTCAAGCATATTTTAGAATGAACACCAAAGGCGCTGGACAATTTGAACACACCCTTATCATTGTTGATGAAGGCGCCGAAGTTCTGTATATTGAAGGCTGTTCCGCCCCGCAATACACCGCAAACAGTTTGCACGCAGGCTGCGTTGAAGTGTATGTCAAAAAAGGAGCGCGCGCACGATACAGCAGCGTGGAAAACTGGAGTAAAAATACCTACAACCTAAACACGAAGCGCGCTATTGTTGAAGAAGATGGATTTATGGAATGGATAGGAGGGAATATGGGCAGCTGCGTCACGATGCTTTATCCGTGCAGTATTTTGAAAGGACGAAGAGCGCGAGCAGATCATATCAGCATCGCATTCGCAGGCAAAGGACAAGATCAAGACACTGGCGCAAAAGTCATTCATCTCGCTCCTGAAACCAGTTGCACAATCAAAGCAAAGAGTATCAGCAAAGATGGTGGTATTACAACCTATCGCGGATTTTTGAAGATTACCAAAGGAGCAACTGACGCAAAAGCGCACGTGCTTTGCGACGCACTTATTTTAGATAAAGATTCTGTTTCCAATACCACCCCACACATGGAAATTAATGAACAAAATGTCGATATTGCGCACGAAGCAACTACTGGAAGAATCAGCGAAGAAAAATTGTTTTATCTCATGAGTCGTGGGCTTTCTGAAGAAGAAGCAGTGAAACTTGTGGTTAGCGGATTTATCGAACCGATTGTCAAACAACTTCCTCTTGAATACGCTGTTGAATTAAACCGATTAATTGAATTAGAAATTGAAGGTGTTGGTTAA